ATGCTGATCCGCGCGGTGCTGGTCGTCGGCATCGCCGGCTCGTTTGCGTTTCTCGCGGCGATCACCGGCTTCCTGTTTCTGGTGCACGAGGACTAGGTCGGCGGTGACCGTCCGCCGCCGTCAGCTCAATGCCGCCGGCGGCGTGTCGGCCGCCGGCTTGTCCGCCGGCTTCGCGTCACCGCCGTTGTAGACCCTCGCGTAGCGGCGGCCGAGGCTGGTCAGCACTTCGTAGCCGATGCTGCCGAAATGATGCCCGAGTTCGTCGACGGTGATGCCGTCGCCGATCAGCGTCGCCATCTGGCCGCGGCGGGCGGCGTTGGCGGGCAGGTCGGTGACGTCGACCGCGAGCAGGTCCATCGAAATCCGTCCGGCGACCGGGCAGCGCTGGCCGGCGATGATCACGTCGGCGCCGCGGGTGCCATCGTTGGAGCCGGCGGCGCGGAAGTAACCGTCGGCATAGCCGGCGGACAGCACCGCGATCTTGGTCGGGCGCCGCGCCGTCCAGGTGCCGCCATAGCCGACGCTGTCGCCGCGCTCGACGCTGCGGACCTGCAGGATGCGGGCCTTGAGATCGACCACCGGCTGCATCGGATTGTCGGCCTCCGGCGTCGGGTTGATGCCGTAGAGCGCGGCACCTGGGCGCACCATGTCGAAGGCGAATTGCGGGTCGAGGAAGATGCCGGAGGAGGCCGACAGCGACGCCGGCACGCCGGTGAACAGGCTCGCGATCTCGCGAAACGCCGTGACCTGTCGGGCGTTCATCGGATGGTTGAGCGCCTCGGCCGCGGCGAGGTGACTGATCACCAGCGTGATGCCGTGATCCCCCGTGGCGATCCGCGGCACGATGCCCTGCGCTTCGGAGATCGTCAGGCCGAGGCGGTTCATGCCGGTGTCGATATGGATCGCCGCGCCGCCGCTCCACTGCGTGCGGCGGCAATACACGTCCCACTCGGCGAGTTCATAGAGGTCGCCGATCACCGGGCGGCAGTTCAGCCTGGCGAATTCATCGCCGGTGCTCTGGAAGAAGCCGTCGAGAACGTAGATCGCCGCGTCCGGCGCGGTCGCACGGACGGCGGCGGCCTCGGCGAGCGTTGCGACGAAGAAGGTCTTGCAGCCGGCGGCCACGAGCGCCTTGGTGACCGGCGCGATGCCGCAGCCATAGGCGTCGCCCTTGACCACGGCGGCGGCTTCGGCCGGCACCGCGGTCTTCTCCAGCTTGCGCCAATTGGCGACGATCGCGTCGAGGTCGATGGTGAGAATGCCGGGGGCTGTGGCGGTCGCCGCAGCGAGCGCCGCTGCCTTCGCGGCTTCAGGTGTCAACAGGCTGGCGACGGTCGCATTCGGATCGGGGAGGATGTTCATGCCGCACAATAATCGCTGCCCGAATTCCATTCAACGGGAGTTGCTGCAGCTCAGATCCGTTCCGGCAGGTGGCCTTCGCTGACCAGATCGCTGAAGCGCGTGAACTGGCCCTCGAACTGCAGGTCGACCGTGCCGGTCGGGCCATGGCGCTGCTTGGCGATGATGACTTCGGCCTTGCCGTGGACGAGGTCCATGTCGGTCGCCCATTTTTCGTGTTCCGGCGTGCCGGGCCGTGGCTCCTTGTTCTGCAGGTAGTACTCCTCGCGGAACACGAACATCACCACGTCGGCGTCCTGTTCGATCGAGCCCGATTCACGCAGGTCGGAAAGCTGGGGACGCTTGTCGTCGCGGGATTCGACCTGACGCGACAGCTGCGACAGCGCGATGATCGGAACGTTGAGCTCCTTCGCCAGCGCCTTCAGATTGGTGGTGATCTCGGTGACTTCCTGAACGCGGTTGTCGCCCTTCTTGCTCGAGCCCTGCAGCAGCTGGATGTAGTCGACCACC
The DNA window shown above is from Rhodopseudomonas palustris HaA2 and carries:
- the alr gene encoding alanine racemase, translated to MNILPDPNATVASLLTPEAAKAAALAAATATAPGILTIDLDAIVANWRKLEKTAVPAEAAAVVKGDAYGCGIAPVTKALVAAGCKTFFVATLAEAAAVRATAPDAAIYVLDGFFQSTGDEFARLNCRPVIGDLYELAEWDVYCRRTQWSGGAAIHIDTGMNRLGLTISEAQGIVPRIATGDHGITLVISHLAAAEALNHPMNARQVTAFREIASLFTGVPASLSASSGIFLDPQFAFDMVRPGAALYGINPTPEADNPMQPVVDLKARILQVRSVERGDSVGYGGTWTARRPTKIAVLSAGYADGYFRAAGSNDGTRGADVIIAGQRCPVAGRISMDLLAVDVTDLPANAARRGQMATLIGDGITVDELGHHFGSIGYEVLTSLGRRYARVYNGGDAKPADKPAADTPPAALS